One Telluria mixta DNA window includes the following coding sequences:
- the fliS gene encoding flagellar export chaperone FliS gives MFGTMKRGVNAYHNVSIETGVTSASPHKLIVMLYDGALVALLGAKTNIAAGNIAAKGSAISKAISIIDNGLRASLDKNAGGEIAANLDALYDYMSRRLLHANLKNDVTIIDEVHGLLADLRGAWVEIGDKVQQPQQVAAPTAMPKAPTLASA, from the coding sequence ATGTTTGGAACGATGAAACGCGGCGTCAACGCCTATCACAACGTGAGCATCGAAACCGGTGTCACGTCGGCCTCGCCGCACAAGCTGATCGTCATGCTGTACGACGGCGCCCTCGTCGCGCTGCTCGGCGCCAAGACGAACATCGCTGCCGGCAACATCGCCGCCAAGGGTTCGGCCATCTCGAAGGCCATCTCGATCATCGACAACGGCCTGCGCGCGTCGCTCGACAAGAACGCCGGCGGCGAGATCGCGGCCAACCTGGACGCCCTGTACGACTACATGAGCCGCCGCCTGCTGCACGCGAACCTGAAGAACGACGTGACCATCATCGACGAAGTGCACGGCCTGCTGGCCGACCTGCGCGGCGCGTGGGTGGAGATCGGCGACAAGGTCCAGCAGCCGCAGCAGGTCGCTGCGCCCACGGCCATGCCGAAAGCCCCGACCCTGGCGAGCGCATGA
- the fliK gene encoding flagellar hook-length control protein FliK: MLPRDSVSLTQVAATRPALPVGDPRQQAFARALANLVGQSMPADVLTKLPDGSFVVRINDMAARMPLPQGTQVGTQVPLTLVTVAPRPTFQVQTGQGAPAFAEAGPPLPEGASPQESTLAYLEGKDAAALTRTAALLAGARGLAQLPGGAADGANASISTAGKMLGDVIAAAQKAETQASAAVGRTPLLGGPSGDAGAIAQALKDGLGKSGLFYESHVAEWAAGARPRADLAAEPQARGMPPPTDPNTAQFINLQLNAHEQGRVAWQGQLWPGRDMQWDVERDASSRQDGEDENGGTWQSSLRLRFGALGEVGARVVLSGGQLHIRLDARDESVKGLLDAHRARLADALDAAGTPLSTLTIHDDGQG; this comes from the coding sequence ATGCTGCCGCGCGATAGCGTTTCGCTGACCCAGGTCGCGGCAACCCGTCCCGCTCTCCCCGTCGGCGACCCGCGCCAGCAAGCCTTTGCGCGCGCGCTTGCCAACCTCGTCGGCCAGTCGATGCCGGCCGACGTGTTGACGAAACTGCCCGACGGCAGCTTCGTCGTCCGCATCAACGACATGGCCGCGCGCATGCCGCTGCCCCAGGGTACCCAGGTCGGCACGCAGGTGCCGTTGACGCTCGTGACGGTCGCGCCGCGACCCACGTTCCAGGTCCAGACGGGCCAGGGCGCCCCCGCGTTCGCCGAAGCGGGACCGCCGCTGCCGGAAGGCGCCAGCCCGCAGGAGTCTACGCTCGCTTACCTCGAAGGCAAGGATGCCGCCGCGCTCACGCGCACGGCCGCCCTCCTCGCCGGCGCGCGCGGTCTCGCGCAACTGCCCGGCGGCGCTGCCGACGGTGCGAACGCGTCGATCAGCACGGCCGGCAAGATGCTGGGCGACGTCATCGCGGCCGCCCAGAAAGCGGAGACGCAGGCCAGCGCCGCCGTGGGCCGCACGCCGCTGCTGGGCGGGCCGTCCGGCGACGCGGGCGCCATCGCCCAGGCGCTGAAGGATGGGCTCGGCAAGAGCGGCCTGTTCTACGAATCGCATGTGGCCGAATGGGCCGCAGGCGCCCGCCCCCGCGCCGACCTCGCGGCCGAGCCGCAGGCGCGCGGCATGCCGCCGCCCACGGATCCGAACACGGCCCAGTTCATCAACCTGCAGCTGAACGCGCACGAACAGGGACGAGTCGCGTGGCAGGGCCAGTTATGGCCGGGGCGCGACATGCAGTGGGACGTCGAACGGGACGCGTCAAGCCGCCAGGACGGCGAGGATGAGAACGGCGGCACGTGGCAGAGCAGCCTGCGCCTGCGCTTTGGCGCGTTGGGCGAGGTGGGGGCGCGCGTCGTGCTGTCCGGCGGCCAGTTGCACATCCGCCTCGATGCCCGGGACGAATCGGTCAAGGGATTGCTGGATGCACACCGCGCGCGCCTGGCCGATGCGCTCGACGCGGCCGGCACGCCGCTCTCCACGCTGACCATCCATGACGATGGCCAGGGATGA
- a CDS encoding GGDEF domain-containing protein has protein sequence MSSSQRPPGVPGLNPAEIAREAFRRLATRRIAPTPDAYREIYNEIAGVDVLPPPTPPADPGAENVLSGFAHKLADTPGELAEFGARFNRAVKQRDWDGYARTLSQLAEKHLRRHTHPAMSLGTEDGEAKLLRDLLSRTLTFAVASLLSGTPHLSGEAESLGAAVKAAHSEEALQEIATRLKDLCYQIELKSGDTAEQQELLLRLFKLLLENVSELLDDDSWMRGQIAAVQDLIAGPLDHRALEDATRSLKDVIYKQGQLKHGIADVKATVKNMMMTFIDRLGSVAASTGDFHEKIGGFSERIRGAGNIEELNVVLEEVLRETKIVQAEAMASRDRMLAAHQEVQEAEARIKDLEAKLQHMSELVREDQLTGSLNRRGLDDVFERESARADRRGTPLCVALLDLDNFKKLNDTYGHLAGDNALRHLVKVVRDTLRSMDVIARFGGEEFLILLPETNVESASAAMVRVQRELTKHFFLHENEKMLITFSCGVALRHPNEDQAGLMARADKAMYRAKQSGKNRVVVAD, from the coding sequence ATGTCCAGCTCACAACGCCCGCCGGGGGTTCCCGGCCTGAACCCTGCGGAAATCGCGCGCGAAGCGTTCCGCCGGCTCGCCACGCGGCGCATCGCGCCGACGCCGGACGCCTATCGCGAGATCTATAACGAGATCGCCGGCGTCGACGTCCTGCCGCCGCCAACGCCGCCCGCCGATCCCGGGGCCGAGAACGTGCTGTCCGGCTTCGCCCACAAGCTGGCCGACACGCCCGGCGAACTGGCCGAGTTCGGCGCCCGCTTCAACCGCGCCGTCAAGCAGCGCGACTGGGACGGCTATGCCCGCACGCTGTCGCAACTGGCCGAAAAACACCTGCGCCGCCATACGCATCCCGCCATGTCGCTGGGTACGGAGGACGGCGAAGCGAAGCTGCTGCGCGACCTGCTCAGCCGCACCTTGACGTTCGCCGTCGCGTCGCTGCTGTCGGGCACGCCGCACCTGTCCGGCGAGGCGGAATCGCTGGGCGCCGCTGTCAAGGCCGCGCACAGCGAGGAAGCGCTGCAGGAAATCGCGACACGCCTGAAAGACCTGTGCTATCAGATCGAACTGAAGAGCGGCGACACGGCCGAGCAGCAGGAACTGCTGCTGCGCCTGTTTAAACTTCTGCTGGAAAACGTATCCGAGCTGCTGGACGACGACAGCTGGATGCGCGGCCAGATCGCCGCCGTACAGGACCTGATCGCCGGTCCGCTCGACCACCGCGCGCTGGAAGACGCCACGCGCAGCCTGAAGGACGTCATCTACAAGCAGGGCCAACTCAAGCACGGCATTGCGGACGTCAAGGCGACCGTCAAGAACATGATGATGACGTTCATCGACCGCCTCGGTTCGGTGGCGGCGTCGACGGGCGATTTCCACGAAAAGATCGGCGGCTTTTCCGAGCGCATCCGCGGTGCCGGCAACATCGAGGAACTCAACGTGGTGCTGGAAGAAGTGCTGCGCGAGACGAAGATCGTGCAGGCCGAGGCGATGGCGTCGCGCGACCGCATGCTGGCCGCGCACCAGGAAGTCCAGGAAGCCGAGGCGCGCATCAAGGATCTGGAAGCGAAGCTGCAGCACATGAGCGAACTGGTGCGTGAAGACCAGCTGACGGGCAGCCTCAACCGGCGCGGCCTGGACGACGTGTTCGAGCGCGAAAGCGCGCGGGCCGACCGTCGCGGCACGCCGTTGTGCGTCGCCCTGCTCGACCTGGACAATTTCAAGAAGCTCAACGACACCTACGGCCACCTCGCGGGCGACAACGCCCTGCGCCACCTCGTGAAGGTCGTGCGGGACACATTGCGCTCGATGGACGTGATCGCCCGCTTCGGCGGCGAGGAATTCCTCATCCTGTTGCCGGAAACGAATGTCGAATCGGCATCCGCCGCGATGGTGCGGGTGCAGCGCGAGCTGACGAAGCATTTCTTCCTGCACGAAAACGAGAAGATGCTGATCACGTTCTCGTGCGGCGTGGCCCTGCGCCATCCGAACGAGGACCAGGCGGGTCTGATGGCACGGGCGGACAAGGCCATGTATCGGGCCAAGCAGAGCGGCAAGAACCGGGTCGTGGTGGCTGACTGA
- the fliD gene encoding flagellar filament capping protein FliD, with product MGISSPGIGSGLDINGLVSKLMAAESAPLNNYDSKTADYQNKLQAYGKVSAAVGTFQGALTKLNSADTFSALTSSSSNKDLLTASAGAGAVPGKYKINVSQLAQAQSLMTSGQSSNTKQIGDGAKTTLTFQFGGIGGGTFGVAGSALSLASATTGIATGSLTINGTAISTNGTTRSARDLAATINDETDTTGVTAKAGITSTSATLFGTFGDVAVTSGNYALTVGGVQLASSDGSTTVTAATLDTALGTNTVKNQLAAANITVTGSAANGDLQFFAADGSNISVTEAVSGTVTGGIGLAAGAANAGSDTTATAGITLSSKDGSQILVGGNNPAAAGLAAGSAGSFIGAGFTQDGAQASGTVTLDTKDQTLQGIRDAINKANVGVTATIVSDGSTNPYHLVITSNKTGEKSAMKITVDGADGGPVNAGIASLLAYDPNGTQALTQTSGAQDTKLTMNGIAVSSADTTVDDIIQGVSLDLSQTGSTTLTVSQDTSSVKDAINSFVKAYNDLNKTISGLTGYNADTKTGGVLQGDSAVRSIQTQLRRALGNNVEGLDSNLSNLSQIGVSFQRDGSLALDSTKLSKAMSSNFSDISGLFAAVGAASDGNITFDKSTAATKPGEYAVNITRMASQGTLTGANPLSGSTTIAANTTWTITLNQTDPASDKKVQNIKIPAGTYANDQLASMLRAAINGNATFAGGGDAVETSVDSTGHLSISSSKYGSTSNIAIAGVTGTAVSDLFGGATPAVGTDIEGTIGNVAATGNGQSLTAAAGSPAAGIQITVKTGTTGDRGTVTFSQGYAYQLTNLAASFTGKDSVLNSKTDGLNASIKAVAKQRDAFSDHLTQLEAMYKKQFTSLDTMLQSMQSTQSYLTQQLAALAANA from the coding sequence GTGGGAATCAGCTCACCTGGTATCGGCTCCGGCCTCGACATCAACGGTCTCGTCAGCAAGCTGATGGCGGCCGAATCGGCGCCGCTCAACAACTACGACTCGAAGACCGCCGACTATCAGAACAAACTGCAGGCGTATGGCAAGGTCAGTGCAGCCGTCGGTACCTTCCAGGGTGCGCTGACGAAGCTGAACTCGGCCGATACGTTCAGTGCGCTGACCAGCTCGTCCAGCAACAAGGACCTCCTGACGGCCAGCGCCGGCGCCGGCGCCGTGCCCGGCAAATACAAGATCAACGTCAGCCAGCTCGCGCAGGCGCAAAGCCTCATGACGAGCGGCCAGTCCAGCAATACGAAGCAGATCGGCGACGGCGCCAAGACGACGCTCACGTTCCAGTTCGGCGGCATCGGCGGCGGCACGTTCGGCGTGGCCGGTAGCGCACTGAGCCTGGCCAGCGCCACGACCGGCATCGCGACCGGCTCGCTGACCATCAACGGCACCGCGATCAGCACCAACGGCACGACGCGCAGCGCGCGTGACCTGGCCGCGACCATCAACGACGAAACGGATACGACGGGCGTCACCGCCAAGGCCGGCATCACGTCCACCTCGGCCACGCTGTTCGGCACCTTCGGCGATGTGGCGGTCACGTCCGGCAATTATGCATTGACCGTGGGCGGTGTCCAACTGGCCAGCTCGGACGGCAGCACCACCGTCACGGCCGCCACCCTCGACACCGCGCTCGGCACCAACACCGTCAAGAACCAGCTGGCCGCCGCCAACATCACGGTCACCGGCTCGGCCGCCAACGGCGACCTGCAATTCTTCGCGGCCGACGGTTCCAACATCAGCGTCACGGAAGCCGTCAGCGGCACCGTCACGGGCGGCATCGGCCTGGCCGCCGGCGCGGCCAACGCGGGCTCGGACACGACCGCCACGGCAGGCATCACGCTGAGCTCGAAGGACGGCAGCCAGATCCTCGTGGGCGGCAACAACCCGGCCGCCGCCGGCCTCGCGGCGGGCAGCGCCGGCAGCTTCATCGGCGCCGGCTTCACCCAGGACGGCGCCCAGGCCAGCGGCACCGTCACCCTGGACACCAAGGACCAGACCCTGCAGGGCATCCGCGACGCCATCAACAAGGCCAACGTGGGCGTCACCGCCACCATCGTCTCGGACGGCAGCACCAACCCGTACCACCTCGTGATCACGTCGAACAAGACGGGCGAGAAGTCGGCCATGAAGATCACCGTGGACGGTGCCGACGGCGGCCCCGTCAATGCAGGCATCGCCAGCCTGCTGGCGTACGATCCGAACGGCACGCAAGCCCTCACGCAGACGAGCGGCGCGCAGGACACCAAGCTGACCATGAACGGCATCGCCGTCAGCAGCGCAGACACGACCGTGGACGACATCATCCAGGGCGTGAGCCTCGACCTGTCGCAGACCGGCAGCACGACGCTGACCGTGTCGCAGGACACCAGCTCCGTCAAGGATGCCATCAACAGCTTCGTCAAGGCCTACAACGACCTGAACAAGACGATCTCCGGTCTCACGGGCTACAACGCCGACACCAAGACCGGCGGCGTGCTGCAGGGCGACTCGGCCGTCCGTTCGATCCAGACGCAGTTGCGGCGCGCGCTCGGCAATAACGTTGAAGGCCTGGACAGCAACCTGTCGAACCTCAGCCAGATCGGCGTGTCGTTCCAGCGGGACGGCAGCCTGGCGCTCGACTCGACCAAGCTGAGCAAGGCCATGTCCAGCAATTTCAGCGACATCAGCGGCCTGTTCGCGGCCGTCGGCGCGGCCAGCGACGGCAACATCACGTTCGACAAGTCGACGGCGGCCACCAAGCCGGGCGAGTACGCCGTGAACATCACGCGCATGGCCTCGCAGGGCACGCTCACCGGCGCCAATCCCCTGTCCGGCTCGACGACGATCGCCGCGAACACGACCTGGACCATCACGCTGAACCAGACGGATCCGGCCTCGGACAAGAAAGTCCAGAACATCAAGATCCCGGCCGGCACCTATGCGAACGACCAGCTGGCCTCGATGCTGCGCGCCGCCATCAACGGCAACGCCACGTTCGCGGGAGGCGGCGACGCCGTCGAGACCTCGGTGGACAGCACCGGCCACCTGTCGATCTCGTCCAGCAAATACGGCTCGACGTCGAACATCGCGATTGCCGGCGTCACGGGAACGGCCGTCAGCGACCTCTTCGGCGGCGCCACGCCGGCCGTCGGCACCGACATCGAAGGCACGATCGGCAACGTGGCCGCGACCGGCAACGGCCAGTCGCTGACGGCGGCCGCCGGTTCGCCGGCGGCGGGTATCCAGATCACGGTCAAGACCGGCACGACCGGCGACCGCGGCACCGTGACCTTCTCGCAAGGCTATGCCTACCAGTTGACGAACCTGGCCGCCAGCTTCACCGGCAAGGACAGCGTCCTCAACAGCAAAACCGACGGCTTGAACGCCAGCATCAAGGCGGTGGCCAAACAACGCGACGCCTTCAGCGATCACCTGACGCAGCTGGAAGCCATGTACAAGAAACAATTCACCTCGCTCGACACCATGCTGCAGTCGATGCAGAGCACCCAAAGCTATCTGACGCAGCAGTTGGCAGCCCTCGCGGCCAACGCCTAA
- a CDS encoding flagellar protein FlaG — MNIQPVGVPVSPRVEDRPTQPAAPADATETAGKSKLADGVEPSREDVSAAVKKMNDAMLGSSQSLQFSIDEDSKDIVVKVIDQSTKEVVRQIPSKEALQIAKSIDKMQQGLLIDQTA; from the coding sequence ATGAACATACAACCAGTGGGTGTACCCGTTTCACCCCGCGTGGAAGACCGTCCGACCCAGCCGGCAGCACCGGCAGATGCGACGGAGACGGCTGGCAAGAGCAAGCTTGCCGACGGCGTCGAGCCATCGCGCGAGGATGTATCGGCTGCTGTCAAGAAGATGAACGACGCCATGCTGGGTTCGTCGCAAAGCCTGCAATTCTCGATCGACGAGGACAGCAAGGACATCGTGGTCAAGGTCATCGACCAGAGCACGAAGGAAGTCGTCCGTCAGATCCCTTCGAAGGAAGCGCTGCAGATCGCCAAGTCGATCGACAAGATGCAGCAGGGCCTGCTCATCGACCAGACGGCCTGA
- a CDS encoding PAS domain-containing sensor histidine kinase, with protein MSPDTSSPAPVLAPAMQASTTEIYLFDADTLRLVDVNQAARRNLGHELRELCGMTPLDLAPQLDRAELVALIGSLGQEIGDQVSLRTRHRRADGTTYPIKLCFLRIVRDGRSLILAIGDDLSLELAAGMALEQYQARFNAVVNHTPGLVYQFVLHADGTMAYPYLSEGCTALLGLSVSELQQDPGRFVRLILPEDRKGYQDAMEASKSALAAWNWEGRICVEAWNDVKWISLRATPLPLDDGGVQWDGIMTNVTASRLEQEETRRSRARLAELTNHIQQVKEQERARIAREIHDDLGGNLTAIKMALAMLAARLPDDQALRDKADYLDDLVDRTIEAVHRISLDLRPSTLDLGLVAALEWQAREFEKQMGIACVFRSADKEIDLDPDQAAALFRIFQEALTNIAKHAGATRVTVSLRRQRQHLTLSICDNGRGITPADRLKPQSFGLRGMSERARALGGTLSLAQAPGGGTMVVVKIRLAAPAAGRSEITRA; from the coding sequence ATGAGTCCAGACACGTCCTCCCCTGCCCCCGTCCTCGCGCCCGCGATGCAGGCGTCCACCACGGAAATCTACCTGTTCGACGCCGACACGCTGCGTCTCGTCGACGTCAACCAGGCCGCACGCCGCAACCTCGGCCATGAGCTCAGGGAACTGTGCGGCATGACGCCGCTCGACCTGGCGCCCCAGCTCGACCGCGCGGAACTCGTTGCGCTCATCGGCTCGCTGGGCCAGGAAATCGGCGACCAGGTCAGCCTGCGCACGCGCCATCGCCGCGCCGACGGGACCACGTATCCGATCAAGCTGTGCTTCCTGCGCATCGTGCGCGACGGCCGTTCCCTGATCCTTGCGATCGGCGACGACCTGTCGCTGGAACTGGCGGCCGGCATGGCGCTCGAGCAATACCAGGCGCGCTTCAACGCCGTCGTCAACCACACGCCCGGCCTCGTCTACCAGTTCGTGCTGCACGCGGATGGCACGATGGCCTACCCGTACCTGAGCGAGGGCTGCACGGCGCTGCTGGGCCTGTCGGTATCGGAACTGCAACAGGATCCCGGGCGCTTTGTGCGGCTGATCTTGCCGGAGGACCGCAAGGGTTACCAGGACGCGATGGAAGCATCGAAGTCGGCGCTGGCCGCGTGGAACTGGGAAGGCCGCATCTGCGTGGAGGCGTGGAACGACGTCAAGTGGATCAGCCTGCGCGCGACGCCGCTGCCGCTCGACGATGGCGGTGTCCAGTGGGACGGCATCATGACGAACGTCACCGCGAGCAGGCTGGAGCAGGAAGAAACCCGGCGGTCGCGCGCGCGCCTGGCCGAGCTGACGAACCACATCCAGCAGGTGAAGGAACAGGAACGGGCCCGCATCGCGCGCGAGATCCACGACGACCTGGGCGGCAATCTCACGGCGATCAAGATGGCGCTGGCCATGCTCGCGGCGCGCCTGCCGGACGATCAGGCCCTGCGCGACAAGGCGGATTACCTGGACGATCTCGTCGACCGCACGATCGAGGCCGTGCACCGCATCTCGCTGGACCTGCGTCCCAGCACGCTCGACCTGGGGCTGGTCGCCGCGCTCGAATGGCAGGCGCGCGAATTCGAAAAGCAGATGGGCATCGCGTGCGTGTTCCGCAGCGCCGACAAGGAAATCGACCTCGATCCGGACCAGGCGGCCGCGCTGTTCCGCATCTTCCAGGAAGCGCTGACGAATATCGCGAAACACGCCGGCGCCACGCGCGTGACGGTCAGCCTGCGCCGCCAGCGCCAGCACCTGACGCTCAGCATCTGCGATAATGGCCGCGGCATCACGCCCGCCGACCGTCTCAAGCCCCAGTCGTTCGGCCTGCGCGGCATGAGCGAGCGCGCCCGGGCGCTGGGCGGCACGCTCAGCCTGGCGCAGGCACCTGGAGGCGGCACGATGGTCGTCGTCAAGATCAGGCTGGCCGCCCCCGCGGCCGGACGCAGCGAAATCACCCGAGCATGA
- a CDS encoding response regulator: MTEKASIRVFIADDHAIVREGLKQILAEQRDIVVAGEAETGLDAVKLFRKSRCNVVLLDISLPDRNGIEVLKQIKSEQPDLAVLMLSMHREDQYAIRSLKAGAAGYLTKQSAPKELVNAIRQVASGQRYVSAQLAQVLAAQLGENHDAPVHESLSDREYQTLTLIASGKTVSEIARELSLSVKTVSEYRSRLLAKMKLKTSAELTHYAIRNQLID; the protein is encoded by the coding sequence ATGACAGAAAAAGCCAGCATCCGCGTTTTTATTGCAGACGACCACGCCATCGTGCGTGAAGGCCTGAAACAGATCCTCGCCGAACAGCGCGACATCGTTGTCGCGGGCGAAGCCGAGACCGGTCTCGACGCCGTCAAGCTGTTCCGCAAATCGCGCTGCAACGTGGTGTTGCTCGATATCTCCCTGCCCGACCGCAACGGCATCGAGGTGCTCAAGCAGATCAAGAGCGAACAGCCGGACCTGGCCGTGCTGATGCTGTCCATGCACCGCGAAGACCAGTACGCGATCCGCTCGCTCAAGGCAGGCGCGGCCGGGTATCTGACCAAGCAGAGCGCGCCGAAGGAACTCGTCAACGCGATCCGCCAGGTGGCGAGCGGCCAGCGCTACGTCAGCGCGCAACTGGCCCAGGTGCTGGCGGCCCAGCTCGGCGAGAACCACGACGCCCCCGTCCACGAGTCGCTGTCCGACCGCGAATACCAGACCCTCACACTGATCGCCTCCGGCAAGACCGTGAGCGAGATCGCGCGCGAACTCTCGCTGTCGGTGAAGACGGTCAGCGAGTACCGCTCGCGCCTGCTGGCCAAGATGAAACTCAAGACCAGCGCCGAACTGACCCACTACGCCATCCGCAACCAGCTCATTGACTGA
- a CDS encoding flagellin N-terminal helical domain-containing protein yields the protein MSSVINTNVASLNAQRNLTSSQASLNTSIQRLSSGLRINSAKDDAAGLAISDRMNSQIKGMSQATRNANDGVSMAQTAEGALANSGDILQRIRELAVQSSNSSNSASDRKALQTEVTQLSSELNRISQTTEFNGTKLLDGSMGTANFQVGANAGQLISMTGSNFTTSTYGDNRMDVSSKQTTASVTGSVATGDIVLNGSLGSKTYTVTADESAKATAAGINKLSGDTGITATAKTESLLQGAANSSYTFDLTSDNSTAVTISFSVGADTDANGYASAISAFNAQTAKTGVTASYDETNGGIKLTNAEGNDISLTNQSATATADLGTYDPDGAPIATPTTMAAAGGTAAAKGRIVMDSDQSFSVTDASGWDLDGNSELKSVANVDVSTFDNAQLAIKIADAALSSVNSQRAQLGALQSRFSSAISNLQSSTENLSASRSRIVDTDFASETANMTRGQILQQAGTSMLAQANSLPNGVLSLLRG from the coding sequence ATGTCGTCCGTTATCAATACCAACGTTGCATCCCTGAACGCACAGCGTAACCTGACCTCCTCGCAAGCTTCGCTCAACACCTCGATCCAGCGCCTGTCGTCGGGCCTGCGCATCAACAGCGCAAAAGACGACGCCGCCGGTCTCGCGATTTCCGACCGTATGAATTCGCAGATCAAGGGCATGAGCCAGGCGACCCGCAACGCGAACGACGGCGTGTCGATGGCGCAGACGGCCGAAGGCGCACTGGCCAACTCGGGCGACATCCTGCAGCGTATCCGCGAACTGGCCGTGCAGTCGTCGAACTCGTCGAACTCGGCCAGCGACCGCAAGGCCCTGCAGACCGAAGTGACCCAGCTCAGCTCGGAACTGAACCGCATCTCGCAAACCACCGAATTCAACGGCACCAAGCTGCTGGACGGTTCGATGGGCACCGCCAACTTCCAGGTCGGCGCCAACGCAGGCCAGCTGATCTCGATGACCGGCTCGAACTTCACCACCTCGACCTACGGCGACAACCGCATGGACGTCAGCTCCAAGCAGACGACCGCCTCCGTCACCGGTTCGGTGGCCACCGGCGACATCGTGCTGAACGGCTCGCTCGGTTCGAAGACCTATACCGTCACCGCGGACGAATCGGCCAAGGCCACCGCTGCCGGCATCAACAAGCTGAGCGGCGACACCGGCATCACCGCCACGGCCAAGACCGAATCCCTGCTCCAGGGCGCAGCCAACTCGTCGTACACGTTCGACCTGACCTCTGACAACAGCACGGCCGTGACGATCTCGTTCTCGGTCGGCGCCGACACCGACGCCAACGGCTACGCTTCGGCGATCAGCGCCTTCAACGCGCAGACGGCCAAGACCGGCGTCACCGCGTCCTACGACGAGACGAACGGCGGCATCAAGCTGACCAACGCCGAAGGCAACGACATCTCGCTGACCAACCAGTCGGCCACCGCCACGGCGGACCTGGGCACCTATGACCCGGACGGCGCCCCGATCGCCACCCCGACGACCATGGCCGCAGCCGGCGGCACCGCTGCCGCCAAGGGCCGCATCGTCATGGACTCGGACCAGAGCTTCTCGGTCACCGACGCCAGCGGCTGGGACCTGGACGGTAACTCCGAACTGAAATCGGTGGCCAACGTCGACGTCAGCACCTTCGACAACGCCCAGCTGGCGATCAAGATCGCCGACGCAGCCCTGTCCTCGGTGAACAGCCAGCGCGCACAACTGGGCGCACTGCAGTCGCGCTTCAGCTCGGCGATCTCGAACCTGCAATCGTCGACCGAGAACCTGTCGGCATCGCGCAGCCGTATCGTCGACACCGATTTCGCTTCGGAAACCGCGAACATGACCCGCGGCCAGATCCTGCAACAGGCTGGTACCTCTATGCTGGCCCAGGCCAACTCGCTGCCGAACGGTGTCCTGTCGCTGCTGCGTGGCTAA
- a CDS encoding flagellar protein FliT, translating into MMTNTEIASLYEAMVGITDQMLAAATAADWDRLLQLEHQCAACVRQLKDNGDTPLAGQERMRKVNAIRKMLDSDRKIRDLTQPWMAKLQAMISNKTVERRVARAYGV; encoded by the coding sequence ATGATGACGAATACCGAAATCGCCTCGCTGTACGAAGCCATGGTCGGCATCACCGACCAGATGCTGGCCGCCGCCACCGCGGCCGACTGGGACCGCCTGCTCCAGCTCGAACACCAGTGCGCCGCCTGCGTGCGCCAGCTGAAGGACAACGGGGACACCCCGCTGGCCGGCCAGGAGCGCATGCGCAAAGTGAACGCCATCCGCAAGATGCTCGATTCGGACCGCAAGATCCGCGACCTGACGCAGCCGTGGATGGCGAAGCTGCAGGCCATGATCTCGAACAAGACCGTCGAACGCCGCGTCGCGCGCGCCTACGGCGTCTGA